From the genome of Populus trichocarpa isolate Nisqually-1 chromosome 15, P.trichocarpa_v4.1, whole genome shotgun sequence, one region includes:
- the LOC7474839 gene encoding homeobox-leucine zipper protein HAT5 produces the protein MAGGTGGSNSNLSVLLQSQRGPCAASQPLESFFLSGSSPSFLGSRSMMSFEDVHQANGSTRPFFRSFDHEDNGDDDLDEYFHQPEKKRRLTVDQVQFLEKSFELENKLEPERKIQLAKDLGLQPRQVAIWFQNRRARWKTKQLEKDYDVLQSSYNSLKADYDNLLKEKEKLKAEVNLLTDKLLLKEKEKGISELSDKDALSQEPPKRAIADSASEGEVSKISTVACKQEDISSAKSDIFDSDSPHYADGVHSSLLEAGDSSYVFEPDQSDLSQDEEDNFSKSLLPPYVFPKLEDDDYSDPPASFEDHAFWSWSY, from the exons ATGGCGGGTGGTACCGGTGGTTCTAATTCCAATTTGTCTGTTTTGCTTCAAAGCCAAAGAGGCCCTTGTGCTGCTTCACAACCTCTTgaatcttttttcctttctggctcttctccttcttttcttg GTTCAAGATCCATGATGAGTTTTGAAGATGTTCATCAAGCAAACGGATCAACCAGGCCTTTTTTCCGCTCGTTTGATCACGAAGACAATGGAGACGATGATCTGgatgaatattttcatcaaCCTGAAAAGAAGAGGAGACTTACTGTTGATCAAGTTCAGTTTCTTGAAAAGAGTTTTGAGCTTGAGAACAAGCTTGAACCTGAAAGGAAAATCCAGCTTGCAAAGGATCTTGGCCTTCAGCCGCGTCAGGTTGCTATATGGTTTCAAAACCGCCGAGCAAGATGGAAGACTAAACAGCTGGAAAAGGATTATGACGTTTTGCAATCTAGCTACAATAGCCTTAAGGCTGACTATGACAACCTCCTCAAGGAGAAGGAGAAACTAAAAGCTGAG GTTAATCTTCTCACCGACAAGTTGCTCctcaaagagaaagagaagggaaTCTCAGAATTGTCTGATAAAGATGCATTATCGCAAGAGCCACCTAAAAGGGCTATAGCTGATTCAGCTTCCGAGGGTGAAGTGTCGAAAATCTCAACAGTGGCCTGTAAGCAGGAAGATATCAGCTCAGCCAAAAGCGACATATTTGATTCAGACAGCCCACATTACGCTGATGGGGTGCATTCCTCACTCTTAGAGGCAGGAGATTCTTCATATGTTTTCGAACCCGATCAATCAGATTTGTCACAAGATGAAGAAGATAACTTTAGCAAGAGCTTATTGCCTCCATACGTCTTTCCGAAGCTTGAAGATGACGATTACTCTGACCCGCCTGCAAGTTTTGAAGATCATGCCTTTTGGTCCTGGTCATACTAA
- the LOC7474840 gene encoding uncharacterized protein LOC7474840, producing MGMQVRASYHHHQNACMPPTLPVPSTALSLCSSSLSPFIRSSGNKINLERLSPGLSFFSSKITRTKHGIAASSNVSAPLWDSWKPDNTPASSPSFSDIFWPSAGAFAAMAIFGKMDQILAPKGISMTIAPLGAVSAVLFVTPSSPGARKYNMFMAQIGCAAIGVIAFSLFGPSWLARSVALAASIAFMVYTRSTHPPAASLPLLFIDGARFHHLNFWYALFPGAAGCIILCLIQEIVCYLKDNLKF from the exons ATGGGAATGCAGGTCAGGGCtagttatcatcatcatcaaaatgcTTGTATGCCACCAACATTACCAGTACCATCAACAGCTTTGAGTTTGTGTTcttcatctctctctccctttATTCGAAGCAGCGGCAACAAGATTAATTTAGAGAGATTATCTCctggtttaagtttttttagtagCAAAATCACAAGGACTAAACATGGGATTGCGGCATCTAGCAATGTGTCTGCACCACTTTGGGACTCCTGGAAACCTGACAACACCCCTGCGTCTTCACCGTCTTTCAGTGATATCTTTTGGCCCTCTGCAG GGGCATTTGCAGCCATGGCAATATTTGGAAAGATGGACCAAATACTGGCGCCAAAAGGGATTTCAATGACAATTGCACCCTTAGGAGCTGTTTCTGCTGTTCTATTTGTCACTCCCTCATCCCCTGGTGCACGG AAGTATAATATGTTCATGGCTCAGATAGGTTGCGCAGCCATTGGTGTCATTGCATTCTCACTATTTGGGCCCAGTTGGCTAGCTAGAAGTGTTGCCCTTGCTGCTTCCATTGCTTTCATGGTCTATACACGTTCCACCCATCCACCAG CTGCAAGTTTGCCACTTTTGTTCATTGATGGAGCTAGGTTTCACCACTTGAATTTTTGGTATGCTTTGTTCCCTGGTGCTGCTGGATGCATCATCCTTTGTTTGATT CAAGAGATTGTGTGCTATTTGAAGGACAACCTCAAATTTTAA